GCGGGGGCGAGCGGCGACGGCGCTCCGAGCGGGCCGAGGCCCGCCGCATCCGGACCCCGTCGGAGCTCGTCGGGGGAGGGCCCGGCGACGACCGAACCGCCGTCGGGGCTTCGGATCAGCACCGAGACCCCCTGGGCGGAGAGCCTGCTGGCGAGATCGTCGTTCGACACGGTGCCGATCAGGGCGGCGGCGGCCGAGGCGCGGTCGCGGAGGCGATCCTCGAGCTGGGACCTCAGGCGGTCGCCGAGTACGAGTTGCACGGTGAACCCGAGCGCGACCAGCAGCACGGTGAGGAGCGCGAGCACGGAGAGCACGGTGCGCGTGCGGAGCGATCCGGTGCGGAGCGCGGGCGACGGAGACGGCGACGCCGGCGGCGCGCCACTGTCCTGTGCGCCGCCGGCCAGGGCCGATGCGGGAGGCGCGCCGCCGCTTCTCCCCGCACCGGCCGCGGGCCGCGCTGATCCTGAAGGATGCGCGCCGCTCATGCGCTCAACCGGTAGCCGATGCCGCGCACGGTGTGGATGAGCCGCGGGCCGTCGCCGTCCATCTTGCGCCGGAGGGAGCTCAGGTGCACCTCCACGACATTCGCGTCGATGTCGTCGTACCCCCAGACCTGGGTGAGGATCTGCGTCTTCGACAGCGTGCGTCCCCGGCTCTCGGCGAAGAACCTCAGCAGCCGGAACTCGGTGGCCGTGAGATCGAGGGCTCTGCCGGCGCGGAGGGCGCGGGCGCCGTCGACGTCCACCACCAGGTCCGCCACCTGGATGACGGCCGGGATGCGCCCCCGGCGCCGCAGCACGGCCGTGACCCGGGCGATGAGCTCGGCCATGGCGAAGGGCTTGGAGAGGTAGTCGTCGATTCCAGCTGAGAAACCGCGGAGCCGGTCATCCACTTCGTCGCGGGCGGTGAGCATCATGACGGCGCAGTCGCTGCGGGACCGCACGGCGGAGGCGAGCGCCAGGCCCGACCGGCCGGGCAGCATCCAGTCGACGAGAAGGAGGTCGGGGAGGAACGAGGCGAGGTCATTCTCGAGCGTTTCGCCGTCCTCGCGGGCGGTGACGGTGAAGCCTTCGTGGGTCAGTGCGGCCGCGGTGGAGACGCGCAGGGTCTCGTCGTCTTCGATGAAGAGGATGCGGGCGGGGGAGGTCATTGCTGAAAGGTACGACAGGCGACCGTCCGCTTTCTGGGTGTCGGCTGGAGGTTGGCTGTACTTAACGCAAGCTTCAGTTTCGGTTCGGAGAGTGGGGTCAAACGAAAGGAAACCCTCTCATGTCAGATCTCAACACCTTCTTCATTCCCGAGGACCCGAACACTCCCGAGCCGCCCCGGCGCCGGTCGATCGGGCGGCGGGTCGCGATCGGAGTCGCCTGCGGCGTGGTCGGGCTCGGCCTGGTCGGCGCGACGGCCGCTGTGGCCGTGCAGGGCGGGCAGGCGCCGATGCAGAACGTGTCGGCCGCCGCGTCGACCGCGTCAAGTGCGCCCAGCGGCGGTGCGGGCGGATCCACCGCGCCCGCGCTGCCGACCGCGACGGGTACCGCGGCGCCGGCCGCTCCCTCGGCGACCGATGCTCCGGCAGCTCCAGATGTCGCGGCCACCGGTGCTCCGACGGCTCCCGCCGCGCCCTCAGACGGGGCGACCCCGCCCGCGCCCGCCGCAGGACGTGCCGGGCCCGCCGCAGCCTGCGGCCCGGCCGGTGCCACGCCGCCCGCCCCTGGCGCGGAGGGTGCGCCGACCCCGCCGACACCGGGCGCGGATGGCGCGCCGACCCCGCCGACCCCGGGCGCGGAGGGCGCCCCCACCTCGCCGACCCCGCCGACCCCGGGCGCCGATGGCGCGCCGACCCCGCCGACACCGGGCGCGGAGGGCGCCCCCACCTCGTCCAGCGAGGCGCCGTCGACCGACGCCCCGACCGGATCCTGACCCACCCACCCCCACCCCCACCCCCACCCCCACCCCACTCCCCAACCCACCCCACCGCGCCCCCACCCAAACGAAACCCCGAAAGTTGTCGGTATCCGCGTCGCAGAGCGACCACTTTCGGGGTTTCGATCGGGGTGAGGCGGGTCGTGGGCGCGAATGTGGGGCGGGAGGGCGAAGTGCCCAGAACTCAGACGTACGCTTGAACGATGAACCGTCCTACTGTGGCAACGGTCGGCGAGCTCCGGGCATCCGGACATGCGCTGAAATCGCTGCGTGCCGAGATCCGTGACAACCTGCTCGAAGCTCTCCGCGAGGGCCGGGACCCGTGGCCGGGGCTGCACGGGTTCGAGTCCACTGTCATCCCGCAGGTCGAGCGGGCGCTGATCGCCGGCCACGACATCGTTCTGCTCGGTGAGCGCGGCCAGGGCAAGACGCGGCTGCTGCGCACGATGTCGGGGCTCCTCGACGAGTGGTCGCCGGTCATCGACGGATCGGAGCTCGGCGAGCATCCGTTCGACCCGATCACCACCGAGAGCCAGCGTAGAGCGGCCGACGAGGGCGACGACCTGCCGGTCACCTGGCGCCATCGGAGCGAACGCTACTTCGAGAAGCTCGCGACCCCCGACACGAGTGTGGCCGACCTGATCGGCGACGTCGACCCGATGAAGGTCGCCGAGGGCCGGAGTCTCGGCGACCCCGAGACCATCCACTTCGGGCTGATTCCCCGCAGCCACCGCGGCATCGTCGCGATCAACGAGCTGCCCGACCTGGCAGAGCGGATCCAGGTCGCGATGCTGAACGTGATGGAGGAGCGCGACATCCAGATTCGTGGGTACGTGCTGCGACTGCCGCTCGACGTGCTTGTCATGGCCAGCGCCAACCCCGAGGACTACACGAACCGCGGGCGCATCATCACGCCGTTGAAAGACCGGTTCGGGGCCGAGATCCGCACGCACTATCCGACCGAGCTCGAGGATGAGGTGGCGGTGATCCGGCAGGAGGCCGAACTGGCGGCCGAAGTGCCCGACTACCTCGTCGAGATCCTCGCGCGGTTCACCCGGGCCCTCCGCGGTTCGAGCGCCGTCGACCAGCGGAGCGGCGTCAGCGCCCGGTTCGCCATCGCGGGAGCCGAGACGATCGCGGCTGCGGCCCTCCACCGCCAGGCGCGGCAGGGCGAGGCCGAGGCCGTTGCCCGGCCGATCGACCTCGAGACGGCGGTCGACGTGCTCGGCGGCAAGATCGAGTTCGAGTCGGGCGAGGAGGGGCGGGAGGATGAGATTCTCGAGCACCTGCTGCGGACGGCGACGGCCGAGACGGTTCGGGCGCACTTCCGCGGCATCGACTTCGGGGTTCTGGTCGACGCGCTCGAGAGCGGCATCATGGTGACGACGGGGGAGCAGGTCGCGGCGCGCG
Above is a genomic segment from Subtercola boreus containing:
- a CDS encoding AAA family ATPase, with translation MNRPTVATVGELRASGHALKSLRAEIRDNLLEALREGRDPWPGLHGFESTVIPQVERALIAGHDIVLLGERGQGKTRLLRTMSGLLDEWSPVIDGSELGEHPFDPITTESQRRAADEGDDLPVTWRHRSERYFEKLATPDTSVADLIGDVDPMKVAEGRSLGDPETIHFGLIPRSHRGIVAINELPDLAERIQVAMLNVMEERDIQIRGYVLRLPLDVLVMASANPEDYTNRGRIITPLKDRFGAEIRTHYPTELEDEVAVIRQEAELAAEVPDYLVEILARFTRALRGSSAVDQRSGVSARFAIAGAETIAAAALHRQARQGEAEAVARPIDLETAVDVLGGKIEFESGEEGREDEILEHLLRTATAETVRAHFRGIDFGVLVDALESGIMVTTGEQVAARDFLVGLPSLGESELYDEICDRLGATNDGQRAGAIELALEGLYLARRVSKESGGGEAIYG
- a CDS encoding response regulator transcription factor, whose amino-acid sequence is MTSPARILFIEDDETLRVSTAAALTHEGFTVTAREDGETLENDLASFLPDLLLVDWMLPGRSGLALASAVRSRSDCAVMMLTARDEVDDRLRGFSAGIDDYLSKPFAMAELIARVTAVLRRRGRIPAVIQVADLVVDVDGARALRAGRALDLTATEFRLLRFFAESRGRTLSKTQILTQVWGYDDIDANVVEVHLSSLRRKMDGDGPRLIHTVRGIGYRLSA